From Candidatus Angelobacter sp., a single genomic window includes:
- a CDS encoding DUF362 domain-containing protein has product MTRLISTLLGLGLLIGPSATAAETGAPNREPGKRARVVIVQDPDATATFNPQPEKIPAMVQRGLTNLTGKATLKDAWLSLVSTQDVVGLKVFSAPGPTSGTRPAVVEAVVKSLLAAGMPPKHLIVWDKHLADLRQAGFFDLAVRYGVRVAGAAEAGYDEKAFYETALLGQLVWGDLEFGKKGEGIGRKSYASKLITQQITKIISITPLLNHNFAGVSGNLLGLAMGSVDNTFRFENDADRLATAVPEILVRPLRDDRDALSDRLVLNIVDALICQYQGEEQTLLHYSAALNQLRFSTDPVALDVLSLQEIDRQRSVAKAPAVKSNLELYQNAALLEIGVSDTNRIDVTRLP; this is encoded by the coding sequence ATGACGCGGCTTATTTCAACTCTACTGGGCCTGGGTTTGTTGATCGGACCGTCGGCGACCGCAGCCGAAACCGGCGCCCCGAATCGTGAACCCGGCAAACGTGCGCGCGTGGTCATCGTTCAGGACCCGGACGCGACCGCGACGTTCAATCCTCAGCCGGAAAAAATTCCCGCCATGGTCCAGCGTGGGCTGACGAATCTGACCGGTAAAGCCACGCTCAAGGACGCGTGGTTGAGTCTGGTGTCCACACAGGACGTGGTCGGCCTCAAAGTCTTCTCTGCGCCCGGTCCGACCAGCGGCACCCGTCCGGCGGTCGTCGAAGCCGTCGTCAAATCTCTGCTCGCGGCCGGGATGCCTCCCAAACATCTCATCGTTTGGGACAAGCACCTTGCTGATCTCCGACAGGCGGGATTTTTTGACCTCGCCGTGCGCTACGGCGTTCGCGTCGCAGGCGCCGCTGAAGCCGGTTACGACGAAAAGGCCTTTTATGAAACGGCGCTTCTCGGGCAGCTGGTCTGGGGTGACCTGGAATTCGGCAAAAAGGGCGAAGGCATTGGGCGCAAATCCTACGCCTCGAAGCTGATCACGCAGCAGATCACAAAAATCATCAGCATCACGCCGTTGCTGAACCACAATTTCGCCGGTGTTTCCGGCAACCTTTTGGGCCTGGCCATGGGCAGCGTCGATAATACCTTCCGCTTTGAAAATGACGCCGACCGCCTCGCCACCGCGGTTCCAGAGATTCTCGTGCGACCGTTGCGGGATGACCGGGACGCGTTGAGCGACCGGCTCGTCCTGAACATCGTTGACGCGTTGATCTGTCAGTATCAGGGCGAGGAACAGACGTTGCTCCATTATTCCGCCGCCTTGAACCAGCTCCGGTTCAGCACGGACCCGGTCGCGCTCGATGTCCTGTCGCTTCAGGAAATAGACCGGCAGCGCAGCGTCGCGAAGGCGCCGGCGGTGAAAAGCAATCTCGAACTCTACCAAAACGCCGCGCTGCTCGAAATCGGCGTGAGCGACACCAACCGCATAGACGTGACACGGCTGCCGTGA
- a CDS encoding CRTAC1 family protein, with translation MNSAATHIGVVLLAVLMEAGVFSTDAEPLNWQKAEGFRTAILSVPASGRTGFSLLTPEATGIHFTNTLPESRAITNVNLMNGSGVALGDFDGDGLCDIYLCNLDGTNALYKNLGNWSFKDVTAEAGVACPGQTSTGAVFADIDGDGDLDLLVTSMGGPNACFLNDGHGHFTNVTAAAGLVSKLGSTSMALADVDGNGTLDLYVANYGVVSILRSGGAFAVSYVDGRPVARGRYAQRIKIIDGTIYELGEPDVLYLNDGKGKFTAVSWTDGTFLDEEGKPLTRAPWDQGLSAMFHDLNGDGAPDLYVCNDVSTPDRCWINDGHGHFHALNHLAWRSTSYFSMGVDFADVNRDGYDDFLVMDMLSRQHQLKLTQKSTMHPQPNLPGVFDTQLQMRRNTLFLNRGDDTYAEVANYGGVAGSEWSWSGIFLDVDLDGWEDILVSNGFANNMDDADTQERIRMMGKVSLEATRRALLLYPRLNTPNIAFHNHHDLTFRETGKEWGFDSTEVSNGMALADLDNDGDLDVVINCLNGPVLIYRNESAAPRIAVRLRGKAPNTQGIGAKIRVYGGPVTQSQEVICGGRYVSGDDPMRVFAAGSSTNLTVEVTWRGGARSVVRNCRPNRLVEIDESEATKPPQKETIKEQEKQLLFQDVSELLHHVHHEELFDDFSRQPLLPNRLSQLGPGVAWFDFDGDGRDDLIIASGKGGTLAMYRNDSETGFRLLESPALNGAAARDQTAVLGWRSIAGMASLFVGSANYEDGTTNGESVLRYDYQGGSLKSAAGLPTDASSIGPAALADLRGDGHLGLFVGGRVIPGRYPEAAASRIYRNDGQQWVLDAENSKRLEGVGLVSGAVWSDLDGDGLPELILACEWGPVKVFHNEGGQ, from the coding sequence ATGAACTCCGCGGCGACTCACATTGGCGTGGTACTGCTGGCTGTTTTGATGGAGGCCGGAGTTTTCTCAACCGATGCCGAGCCGTTGAACTGGCAGAAGGCTGAAGGCTTTCGCACGGCGATACTTTCAGTTCCTGCGTCAGGCAGGACAGGTTTCAGCCTGCTCACGCCCGAGGCAACCGGGATACACTTTACGAATACGCTGCCGGAATCACGGGCCATCACGAATGTCAACCTGATGAACGGATCAGGAGTTGCACTCGGGGACTTCGACGGGGACGGACTTTGCGACATTTACCTTTGTAATCTGGACGGGACGAATGCGCTCTACAAGAATCTCGGAAACTGGAGCTTCAAAGACGTGACTGCCGAAGCGGGCGTAGCCTGTCCTGGACAGACTTCGACCGGGGCGGTATTTGCCGACATAGACGGTGATGGCGATTTAGATTTGCTGGTCACATCCATGGGTGGGCCGAATGCTTGTTTCTTGAATGATGGTCATGGCCATTTCACCAACGTGACCGCTGCGGCAGGACTCGTGTCGAAGCTGGGCAGCACTTCGATGGCGTTGGCTGATGTTGACGGCAACGGGACGCTTGACCTGTATGTCGCCAACTACGGCGTCGTTTCGATTCTTCGAAGCGGTGGAGCCTTCGCCGTCTCTTATGTTGACGGCCGGCCCGTGGCCCGGGGGCGTTACGCTCAACGCATCAAAATTATAGATGGGACGATATATGAATTGGGTGAGCCGGACGTTTTATACTTGAACGACGGCAAAGGTAAGTTTACGGCGGTTTCATGGACTGATGGAACTTTTCTCGACGAGGAGGGCAAGCCCCTTACCCGGGCTCCGTGGGACCAGGGATTGTCTGCAATGTTTCACGATCTCAACGGCGATGGAGCACCCGACCTCTACGTTTGCAATGACGTGTCCACGCCGGATCGCTGTTGGATCAACGATGGTCACGGTCACTTTCATGCGCTCAATCATCTTGCCTGGCGTTCTACCAGCTATTTTTCGATGGGAGTTGATTTCGCCGATGTTAATCGCGATGGCTACGACGATTTTCTCGTAATGGACATGCTGAGCCGCCAGCATCAGCTGAAGCTTACCCAAAAAAGCACGATGCACCCGCAACCTAACCTGCCGGGGGTCTTCGACACTCAATTGCAGATGAGGCGCAACACGTTGTTTCTGAATCGCGGTGATGACACCTACGCCGAAGTTGCGAATTACGGCGGTGTAGCCGGCTCAGAATGGTCCTGGAGCGGGATTTTTCTGGACGTGGACCTGGACGGCTGGGAGGACATTTTGGTCAGCAACGGCTTCGCCAATAATATGGACGACGCCGACACGCAGGAACGAATTCGAATGATGGGGAAGGTCTCTCTCGAAGCAACGAGGAGGGCTCTTCTGCTATATCCGCGCTTGAACACACCCAACATCGCTTTTCACAATCACCACGATTTGACATTTCGTGAAACGGGCAAAGAATGGGGCTTCGATTCAACCGAAGTTTCCAACGGAATGGCACTGGCGGATTTAGACAACGATGGCGACTTGGATGTTGTGATCAATTGTCTGAATGGACCGGTGTTGATTTATCGTAATGAAAGCGCGGCGCCGCGGATCGCCGTGCGTCTGAGAGGTAAGGCCCCCAACACGCAGGGCATTGGCGCGAAGATTAGGGTTTACGGTGGGCCGGTCACTCAAAGCCAGGAAGTGATTTGCGGAGGCCGGTACGTGTCAGGGGACGATCCAATGCGGGTCTTTGCCGCAGGGAGTTCTACCAACCTGACTGTTGAGGTGACCTGGCGTGGTGGCGCGCGAAGTGTGGTGCGCAACTGCCGACCGAATCGTCTCGTCGAAATTGACGAGTCGGAAGCAACGAAACCGCCGCAAAAAGAAACCATCAAAGAACAAGAAAAGCAGTTACTCTTTCAGGACGTCAGTGAACTGCTGCACCATGTGCATCACGAAGAGTTGTTCGATGACTTCTCACGACAACCACTGCTGCCCAATCGCCTCAGTCAGCTCGGGCCGGGTGTCGCCTGGTTCGACTTCGATGGCGACGGACGCGATGATCTGATCATCGCCAGCGGCAAAGGCGGGACGCTCGCCATGTATCGCAACGACTCCGAGACCGGCTTTAGGCTGCTTGAATCCCCTGCTCTCAATGGTGCGGCAGCCCGCGATCAAACCGCCGTCCTGGGCTGGCGGTCGATAGCCGGTATGGCTTCCTTGTTTGTCGGTTCGGCCAATTACGAAGACGGTACGACCAACGGCGAATCAGTGCTGCGCTATGATTATCAGGGTGGGAGTTTGAAGAGCGCGGCTGGCTTGCCTACGGACGCGTCTAGCATCGGACCAGCGGCGCTGGCGGACTTGCGTGGCGACGGACATCTGGGCCTGTTTGTAGGCGGGCGGGTCATTCCCGGTCGTTATCCTGAAGCGGCGGCGTCTCGTATTTACCGTAACGATGGACAGCAATGGGTGCTGGATGCTGAGAACAGTAAGCGGCTGGAGGGGGTGGGTTTGGTGAGCGGGGCGGTGTGGAGCGATCTGGACGGGGACGGGCTGCCCGAACTGATCCTGGCGTGCGAATGGGGGCCGGTGAAGGTGTTTCACAACGAGGGGGGGCAATT
- a CDS encoding CRTAC1 family protein, with product MKKNRPATLPAGAALFLLLHSTCVLRAVDAGFPKQIADPLKLNLNTLRLMEESKHKQTDAAKSWKAFHDFQFADRYEESGIRFESRIVDDAGKNYKAVHYDHGTGLAVADVDGDGLLDIYFVNQVGGNQLWRNLGHGKFENITSVAGVGLGDRICVTASFADIDNDGMPDLFVTTVKMGNVLFKNLGHGRFKNITQEAGVGAVAHSSGAVFFDFNNDGLLDLFVCNVGVYTTNEKGPGGFYAGYADAFSGWQKPERSEQSVLYQNLGGGKFKDVSKEVGLQHRGWSGDATFCDLNEDGFPDLYVLSMSGDDKYYENDHGKRFVEKTAAYFPKTPWGAMGVKFFDYNLDGLMDLFVTDMHSDMTDAQSSAGKRDLSSRFAKQKSDQWCSIDWSAEALRSASNSIFGNAFYQNRGNGKFVEVSDQIGAETYWPWGITVADLNADGYEDVFVTAGMGYPFRYANNSLLLNDAGQRFVDSEFVLGVEPPKNNRIEKEYFTLDCDGKDRDNPLSRHRKGIVGITGSTSSRSSVAFDVDDDGDLDLVTNDFNDHPRVLISNLSEKKRIHYLKIKLVGTVSNRDGLGALVKVHCGSKTYTRYNDGKSGYLSQSSMPLYFGLGDVAKIDRIEINWPSGKKQTLGDEIRTNTLLTITEDR from the coding sequence ATGAAGAAGAACCGGCCAGCAACCTTGCCCGCAGGTGCGGCACTGTTTTTGTTGCTACACTCAACGTGCGTTCTTCGTGCGGTGGACGCCGGGTTCCCAAAACAAATCGCTGATCCGCTCAAGCTCAACCTCAATACGCTTCGTTTGATGGAGGAAAGCAAACACAAGCAGACCGATGCCGCCAAATCGTGGAAGGCCTTCCACGATTTCCAGTTTGCCGACCGGTACGAGGAAAGCGGCATTCGCTTCGAAAGCCGGATCGTGGACGACGCCGGAAAAAACTACAAGGCGGTCCATTACGATCACGGCACCGGCTTGGCGGTCGCCGACGTGGACGGTGACGGCCTGCTCGACATCTATTTCGTTAATCAGGTCGGCGGAAATCAACTCTGGCGGAACCTCGGCCATGGCAAATTTGAAAACATCACATCTGTCGCCGGGGTCGGATTGGGCGACAGAATCTGCGTGACAGCCTCATTTGCCGATATTGATAACGATGGTATGCCAGACCTTTTTGTCACCACGGTGAAAATGGGCAACGTCCTGTTCAAGAATCTTGGGCATGGACGATTCAAGAACATCACTCAAGAAGCGGGCGTTGGCGCAGTGGCCCATTCATCGGGCGCCGTGTTTTTCGACTTCAACAACGACGGGCTGCTGGACCTCTTTGTGTGCAACGTGGGTGTTTACACCACGAACGAAAAGGGCCCTGGTGGTTTTTACGCGGGGTATGCAGACGCCTTTTCCGGCTGGCAGAAACCGGAACGCAGCGAACAAAGCGTGCTCTATCAGAACCTGGGCGGCGGGAAATTCAAGGACGTGTCGAAAGAGGTGGGCTTGCAGCACCGCGGCTGGAGCGGTGATGCGACATTTTGTGATTTGAATGAGGACGGCTTCCCCGATCTCTACGTGTTGAGCATGTCGGGGGACGACAAGTATTATGAAAACGATCATGGCAAACGCTTCGTCGAAAAGACTGCGGCATATTTTCCCAAGACGCCGTGGGGTGCGATGGGGGTGAAATTCTTCGATTACAATCTGGATGGCTTGATGGATCTGTTCGTCACAGACATGCACTCGGACATGACCGACGCCCAATCCAGTGCCGGCAAACGGGACCTCAGTTCAAGGTTCGCGAAACAGAAAAGCGATCAATGGTGCTCGATCGATTGGTCAGCCGAGGCTCTGCGCAGCGCTTCCAACAGCATCTTCGGAAACGCGTTCTACCAGAATCGGGGCAACGGAAAGTTCGTGGAGGTGTCGGACCAGATCGGCGCTGAAACGTACTGGCCCTGGGGCATTACGGTCGCCGACTTGAACGCGGACGGCTATGAAGACGTTTTTGTGACCGCCGGCATGGGTTACCCGTTTCGTTACGCCAACAATTCGCTGTTGCTGAATGATGCCGGGCAACGCTTCGTGGACAGCGAATTTGTTCTGGGCGTCGAGCCGCCGAAGAACAACCGCATTGAAAAGGAGTACTTCACCCTCGATTGCGACGGTAAAGACAGAGACAATCCGCTTTCCCGGCACAGGAAAGGGATCGTGGGAATAACCGGCTCGACCAGCAGCCGCTCATCCGTTGCCTTCGATGTGGACGACGACGGGGATCTGGACCTGGTGACCAACGATTTCAATGACCATCCGCGCGTCCTCATCAGCAATTTGTCGGAGAAGAAACGAATCCATTACCTGAAAATCAAACTGGTCGGAACAGTTTCCAACCGCGACGGCCTCGGCGCGCTGGTCAAAGTTCATTGCGGTTCCAAGACCTACACCCGCTACAACGATGGGAAGTCAGGTTACCTTTCGCAGAGCTCAATGCCACTCTACTTCGGGCTCGGTGACGTGGCAAAGATCGATCGTATCGAAATAAATTGGCCGTCTGGCAAGAAACAGACGCTCGGCGATGAAATTCGTACGAACACCTTGCTTACGATCACCGAGGACAGGTAG
- a CDS encoding tetratricopeptide repeat protein, with translation MLTIKKLVAPFPALTLTVLGLALFNGCAESGPRALLHGERLLREGIFVQAIPMLERAALLLPRDARAWNHLGLAYHNAGRLDDAVKAYQQALALDRNLAAVHYNLGCLHLERNNTAAALAELISFTGFHPNAPEGWAKLGTAQLRAHQLDAAEKSFRQAVKLDPRCAEAWNGLGLAQTQRRRYQEAFQQFNTAVRAQPDYAPALLNSAIVSQEYLNGRSLALQKYREYLALRPRSPAAPGVRQIVNQLEIELHPPARPPLTNAPPPTAALTQSSAPQVVTNKPATNGATHKPPESSATRVAPVVLSQRTNVPNPTTPPRVAAATSAPPARREAAPPTNVEIVRLSEDEPIKPARDTAPVVEPRNLQTVSSGTAVTNPSTGTASAPVKPKNGFAARLNPKNWFRSKDTPNAPASTSTDIADPLAAGGTNKTLTIARATSPAPLPHSAVARYKYRSPAPPKPGNRGDAERLLAQGVQAQGRNRLSEAVEAYRQAANADPSFFDAHYNLGVAAYEAGDMSQCLVAYEYALAINPISVKARFNFAVALQKSGYPRDAANELEKLLAADSSEARAQFALANLYAQQLGEPDKAREHYLRLLELEPQHPQATAIRYWLEANP, from the coding sequence ATGCTGACCATTAAAAAACTGGTCGCTCCGTTTCCTGCGTTGACTCTGACGGTGCTTGGCCTCGCACTGTTCAACGGCTGCGCCGAATCGGGTCCGCGCGCGCTTCTGCACGGCGAACGCCTTTTGCGCGAAGGGATTTTTGTTCAGGCGATTCCAATGCTGGAGCGGGCGGCGTTGTTGTTGCCCAGGGACGCGCGGGCGTGGAATCACCTCGGTCTCGCATACCACAACGCCGGGCGGCTGGATGATGCGGTCAAAGCCTACCAACAGGCGCTGGCACTCGACCGTAATCTCGCTGCGGTGCACTACAATCTCGGCTGTCTGCACCTCGAACGGAACAACACGGCCGCTGCGCTGGCCGAACTGATCAGCTTCACCGGATTCCACCCGAACGCGCCCGAAGGGTGGGCGAAACTCGGGACGGCGCAGTTGCGCGCGCACCAGCTCGACGCCGCGGAAAAAAGCTTTCGCCAAGCCGTCAAGCTCGATCCGCGCTGCGCGGAAGCCTGGAACGGCCTGGGTCTGGCCCAGACCCAGCGGAGGCGGTACCAGGAGGCCTTCCAGCAGTTCAATACCGCCGTGCGCGCCCAGCCTGATTACGCCCCCGCGTTGCTGAACAGCGCGATCGTTTCACAGGAGTATTTGAATGGCCGGTCGCTTGCGCTGCAGAAGTACCGCGAATATCTGGCGCTCCGGCCGCGATCGCCCGCCGCGCCGGGCGTCCGGCAAATCGTGAATCAACTGGAGATCGAGCTTCACCCGCCCGCCCGCCCGCCTCTAACAAACGCTCCGCCTCCGACCGCTGCGCTCACCCAATCCAGCGCTCCACAGGTTGTCACCAACAAACCGGCGACGAACGGTGCGACGCACAAGCCGCCGGAGAGCTCCGCGACGCGCGTCGCCCCCGTCGTTTTGTCGCAACGGACGAACGTTCCAAACCCCACGACGCCTCCGCGGGTGGCTGCGGCAACTTCGGCGCCGCCCGCAAGACGCGAAGCGGCTCCGCCGACAAACGTCGAAATTGTGCGCTTGTCAGAAGACGAACCGATCAAACCGGCGCGTGACACAGCGCCGGTCGTCGAACCGCGCAACCTCCAGACTGTTTCTTCGGGGACCGCAGTGACAAATCCGTCAACGGGCACGGCGTCCGCTCCGGTGAAACCGAAAAACGGGTTTGCCGCCCGGCTGAATCCAAAAAACTGGTTTCGCTCGAAAGACACACCCAATGCCCCGGCTTCGACCTCCACCGACATTGCCGACCCGCTGGCGGCCGGTGGGACCAACAAAACGCTGACCATTGCCCGGGCGACCAGCCCCGCGCCATTGCCGCACTCCGCCGTTGCGCGCTACAAGTATCGTTCGCCGGCACCGCCAAAGCCCGGTAACCGTGGCGACGCCGAACGCCTGCTGGCCCAGGGTGTGCAGGCGCAGGGGCGGAACCGGTTGAGCGAAGCTGTCGAGGCGTATCGCCAGGCCGCGAACGCCGATCCGTCGTTTTTCGACGCCCATTACAATCTGGGGGTCGCTGCTTATGAAGCGGGCGACATGTCGCAGTGCCTGGTGGCATACGAGTACGCGCTGGCGATTAATCCCATCTCGGTAAAGGCGCGTTTCAATTTCGCGGTCGCGTTGCAGAAGTCCGGCTACCCCCGAGACGCAGCCAACGAGCTGGAAAAATTGCTGGCCGCCGATTCATCCGAAGCGCGCGCGCAGTTTGCGCTGGCCAACCTTTACGCACAGCAGCTCGGTGAACCGGACAAAGCGCGCGAACATTATCTGCGGCTGCTGGAGTTGGAACCACAACACCCGCAGGCGACCGCCATCCGCTACTGGCTGGAGGCAAACCCATAA
- a CDS encoding tetratricopeptide repeat protein, giving the protein MVTALVLVCLGLLSGLAGWFHHRPSNHPSGKSNVQSAPSRVSTEGIAPSEPTKASATGETQPVDVEKSANLLNEGVELLSRGKVNDALARFQEAVKLNPEDEDAHYNLALALARKGDRKAAQKQYLEALRIYPDYAEVHNSFGNLLVAEGKLGEAIEHFQSAIKLAPDDASARNNLGTALGLQGKVVESISCFREAVLLKPGFLEARNNLASAYLAQGRIEEAIAEFGGILKLNPDFAPAQLGLTKARQFQQK; this is encoded by the coding sequence ATGGTCACCGCCCTCGTTCTGGTCTGCCTGGGTCTTTTATCCGGGTTAGCCGGCTGGTTCCACCACCGTCCATCAAATCATCCATCTGGCAAATCCAACGTTCAAAGTGCTCCTTCACGGGTAAGTACGGAAGGTATCGCTCCCAGCGAGCCGACGAAAGCGAGCGCGACCGGCGAGACGCAGCCCGTAGATGTTGAAAAGTCCGCCAACCTTCTAAACGAGGGGGTCGAGCTGCTATCGCGCGGGAAGGTCAACGATGCCCTTGCGCGCTTCCAGGAGGCGGTTAAATTGAATCCCGAGGATGAAGACGCTCATTATAATCTGGCGCTGGCGCTGGCTCGAAAGGGCGATCGGAAGGCTGCGCAAAAACAGTATCTTGAAGCGCTGCGAATCTATCCCGATTATGCCGAAGTTCACAATAGCTTTGGCAACCTGCTGGTTGCCGAGGGGAAATTGGGTGAAGCAATCGAACATTTTCAATCCGCAATAAAACTCGCCCCGGACGACGCTTCTGCTCGGAACAATTTGGGTACCGCGCTGGGGTTGCAGGGCAAAGTGGTCGAATCGATCTCGTGCTTTCGAGAGGCGGTGCTCCTGAAACCCGGCTTCCTTGAGGCTCGCAATAACTTGGCCAGCGCCTACCTTGCTCAAGGCAGAATCGAGGAGGCCATTGCAGAGTTTGGTGGCATCCTCAAACTCAATCCGGACTTTGCGCCAGCCCAGCTGGGGTTGACCAAAGCGCGCCAGTTTCAGCAAAAATGA